A DNA window from Daucus carota subsp. sativus chromosome 3, DH1 v3.0, whole genome shotgun sequence contains the following coding sequences:
- the LOC108211470 gene encoding homeobox-leucine zipper protein ATHB-13 isoform X2, with protein sequence MIFSDISFQLPPEPMFHQPYHHDPSISPHSQDFQGYSPLLMRRSMSFTGCEEVRGEEDQSDDEGSQSLGEKKRRLNLEQVKALEKSFELGNKLEPERKVQLARALGLQPRQIAIWFQNRRARWKTKQLERDYTILKRQFDALKADNDSLRTQNKKLHGELLALKGKESGSNIENRPINLNKESTHHEGSWSNGSDNSCDHVNTTAGLTQLFLQSSSTPDLMHPHQKLNQTVNPDETFCSMFNSIEDHPGFWPWPEQHQNYN encoded by the exons atgatattcagTGATATATCGTTCCAGCTCCCACCCGAGCCCATGTTTCATCAGCCCTATCATCATGACCCCTCCATTTCTCCCCACTCCCAAGACTTTCAAG GTTATTCACCCCTATTAATGAGGAGATCCATGTCGTTTACGGGGTGTGAAGAAGTACGAGGAGAGGaggatcagtcggatgacgaaGGATCACAGTCACTTGGAGAGAAAAAGAGGAGACTAAACTTGGAGCAAGTGAAAGCATTGGAGAAGAGTTTTGAGTTGGGAAACAAACTTGAGCCGGAGAGGAAAGTGCAGTTGGCTAGGGCGCTGGGTCTTCAACCAAGACAAATAGCGATTTGGTTCCAAAACAGGAGGGCCAGGTGGAAAACCAAGCAATTAGAGAGAGATTATACTATCTTGAAGAGACAGTTTGATGCTCTTAAGGCTGACAATGATTCCCTTAGGACTCAAAACAAGAAACTTCATGGAGAG CTACTAGCTCTAAAAGGTAAAGAAAGCGGTAGCAATATTGAAAACAGGCCTATCAATCTCAACAAAGAAAGCACTCATCATGAGGGTTCTTGGAGTAACGGAAGTGACAACAGTTGTGATCATGTTAACACTACTGCAG GTCTGACTCAACTGTTCCTCCAGAGTTCATCCACACCAGATCTAATGCATCCTCACCAGAAACTCAATCAAACAGTTAATCCTGATGAAACCTTCTGCAGCATGTTCAACAGCATCGAGGATCACCCTGGATTCTGGCCATGGCCCGAACAGcaccagaattataattaa
- the LOC108211470 gene encoding homeobox-leucine zipper protein ATHB-13 isoform X1, translating into MIFSDISFQLPPEPMFHQPYHHDPSISPHSQDFQVAGYSPLLMRRSMSFTGCEEVRGEEDQSDDEGSQSLGEKKRRLNLEQVKALEKSFELGNKLEPERKVQLARALGLQPRQIAIWFQNRRARWKTKQLERDYTILKRQFDALKADNDSLRTQNKKLHGELLALKGKESGSNIENRPINLNKESTHHEGSWSNGSDNSCDHVNTTAGLTQLFLQSSSTPDLMHPHQKLNQTVNPDETFCSMFNSIEDHPGFWPWPEQHQNYN; encoded by the exons atgatattcagTGATATATCGTTCCAGCTCCCACCCGAGCCCATGTTTCATCAGCCCTATCATCATGACCCCTCCATTTCTCCCCACTCCCAAGACTTTCAAG TTGCAGGTTATTCACCCCTATTAATGAGGAGATCCATGTCGTTTACGGGGTGTGAAGAAGTACGAGGAGAGGaggatcagtcggatgacgaaGGATCACAGTCACTTGGAGAGAAAAAGAGGAGACTAAACTTGGAGCAAGTGAAAGCATTGGAGAAGAGTTTTGAGTTGGGAAACAAACTTGAGCCGGAGAGGAAAGTGCAGTTGGCTAGGGCGCTGGGTCTTCAACCAAGACAAATAGCGATTTGGTTCCAAAACAGGAGGGCCAGGTGGAAAACCAAGCAATTAGAGAGAGATTATACTATCTTGAAGAGACAGTTTGATGCTCTTAAGGCTGACAATGATTCCCTTAGGACTCAAAACAAGAAACTTCATGGAGAG CTACTAGCTCTAAAAGGTAAAGAAAGCGGTAGCAATATTGAAAACAGGCCTATCAATCTCAACAAAGAAAGCACTCATCATGAGGGTTCTTGGAGTAACGGAAGTGACAACAGTTGTGATCATGTTAACACTACTGCAG GTCTGACTCAACTGTTCCTCCAGAGTTCATCCACACCAGATCTAATGCATCCTCACCAGAAACTCAATCAAACAGTTAATCCTGATGAAACCTTCTGCAGCATGTTCAACAGCATCGAGGATCACCCTGGATTCTGGCCATGGCCCGAACAGcaccagaattataattaa
- the LOC108212578 gene encoding uncharacterized protein LOC108212578, protein MVSCSWSTKYIPLPVIVSLVVAGDNGDSSASLSETREAQREALLTTGWWTDQIPSSNTSKWQHCNWRGIYCSKVGEVLSIDLRLIELYTWGELGKLNFTSFPNLQTLDLSGCDLNGSIPYQIGTLLKLNHLSLSGNYLKGKLPSSLGNLTQLQFLDVSDNQLSGFIPLELGNLSNLVSLYLQSNMFTGSIPWELGNLSNLVYLYLGQNQLRGSVPSSLGFMIKLNHLDLNFNQLNGSLPFQQANLTQLTKLEVSSNALTGSIPVMSSCNNLRYLDLSNNSLSGHIPEELGDCSSLEVVRLNNNNLTGSIPHRLRCLLLLTHLDLISNNFSGAIPPTKNPYQNHNCDNQGNSELTSHRKKPVLHVLYIVLPITIGISLLLLAFVFFVQHHPTAIQNKIHVSNGDTDMFSVWNFDGNVAYNDIIRATNNFDSKYCIGTGGYGSVYEARLPSGKTVALKKLHHWEAEDPASDRSFRNEVHVLSNIRHKNIVKLYGFCLHNRCMFLIYEYMKNGSLFCALRNEAHAVELDWSKRVNIVKGTAHALSYMHHDCTPPIVHRDISSNNILLNSEMEAFVADFGASRFLDPNSSNQTMVAGTCGYIAPELACTMVVTEKCDVYSFGVVALEIMMGNHPGDFISSFTTCKSTQNSMLNDILDRRLPRPTRGQELDIILVLKQAFACLHSNPKCRPSMISISQEFSQTPKMLAADSIYTTSIKQQDMVSCSWFVYIQVLLIVCLVVAEDSSNPSSVSSTSTSETEREALVTSGWWGNQISISKTCNLKGISCSAGRVISIDFRSTGTHIADGLEKLDFSAFPYLQRLDLSYCGLNGTIPYQIGMLSELNYLSLNNNYLTGKLPSSLSNLAQLQVLDVSHNVLKGSIPSGVGSFKNLVYLDLGYNEFTGLIPKELGNLSNLLDLYLRNNNLNGYIPLKLGNLSNLVNLDLGQNTLTGTIPSALGSLPKLKRMDLSCNQFNNTSPFQQANLTQLRWLDVSNNSLVGSIPVFRNCDSLRFIDFSNNKLSGHIPKELRNCYALEQVILSHNELTGSIPRELAKLSNLAILDLKRNQLTGDIGSTVSSLTKLTQLDFSYNQINGSMPVFKNCNELYYLDLSHNFLTGHIPKEIEYCHALRHVRLGYNNLSGGIPTRLLYMDLDISQTNLSRTIRYIYNDGLPPPPLALSPPPVHLSPSPPKFSHNNGPDTNLNSRPKKQDTHVLYIVLPLTIGLLLLILALVFFCRGTPKKIENIVDVQNGDFFSVWNFDGKVAYQDIIRATDNFDIVFCIGTGGYGSVYKVRLPNGQTVALKKLHRLEAEDPDFDRSFRNEVHVLSNIRHKNIVKLYGFCLHNRCMFLVYEYMNNGSLFCALRSEAHALELDWTKRVNIVKGIAHALCYMHHDCTPPIVHRDISSNNILLNSEAEAFVADFGASRFLDPDLSNQTMVAGTYGYIAPELAYTMVVTEKCDVYSFGVVALEIVMGSHPGDFISSLPSLKSTQNGMLNNLLDTRLPRPTRQQELDIILVFKQALACLCVNPKLRPSMISLSQKFLQTPKTLAGDSIYTTSIEQKMASHSRIINTLILLIICLADAEDTRDSSSSLSVTTSESERKALLSTGWWGNQIPLYNSSRWQHCNWRGIHCSNAGRILSIDLNGILIGDDLGKIDFSSFPYLQRLDLSCCGLNGSIPFQIGMLSKLNYLSLYANYLTGMLPSSLLNLTQLEVLDLSDNDISGSIPSGISSLEILYSVDLGANQLTGTIPFSLGSLTKLKHLNLEFNQFNGSLDFFQLANVTHLKNLEHLDLGHNKLTGFVPREFGNLSNLVYVNLQENNLTGIIPSELGNLRNLVSLYLGKNKLRGTIPSALGSLTKLNHLDLGSNRFYGFLDFHLANLTSLVNLVYLDIGHNKLSGFIHPGFKNLSKLVYLNLQENKFTGIIPLELGNLGNLVSLLLGQNKLTGTIPSTLGSLAKLNYLDLSFNQLNGSLVFLPGEISQLVKLDVSHNSLTGFLPVFRNCKTLLDLKFSNNLFSGHIPEELGDCTSLESVSLNNNNLTGSIPNKFSCFKKLNYLNLLQNNLSEPTPPIDFPYEQHKCYDSEGTPQKRKSVFPVLYIVLPLAIGVPLLILAFVFFCRQTPPVNQIKTSPGNGDMCSVWNFDGIIAYEDVIRATNNFDIKYCIGTGGYGSVYEAKLPSGNTVALKKLHRLEAEEPAFDQSFRNEVKVLTNVRHKNIVKLYGFCLHNRCMFLVYEYMDKGSLFCSLRDDAHAVQLDWNKRLNILKGIAAALSYLHHDCSPPIVHRDVSSNNILLNSKMESFLADFGAARLLDPDSSNQTMVAGTRGYIAPELAYTMAVTEKCDVYSFGVVSLEIMMGSHPGDFLSSFTTLQSYSHRMLNDILDKRLPLPTKPQENDIIHVIKQAFACLHLNPKFRPPMKDLLKEFSPKILDANSNHPTSKILATERIDILE, encoded by the exons ATGGTGTCATGCTCCTGGAGTACTAAATACATTCCTCTACCAGTGATTGTAAGCTTAGTTGTGGCGGGGGACAATGGCGATTCATCAGCGTCATTATCTGAAACAAGGGAAGCACAAAGAGAAGCTCTTCTTACCACTGGATGGTGGACGGATCAAATTCCTTCATCCAACACTTCAAAGTGGCAGCACTGTAACTGGAGAGGCATTTACTGCAGCAAGGTAGGTGAAGTCCTTTCTATAGATCTTAGACTAATAGAATTGTATACGTGGGGTGAGCTTGGAAAACTCAACTTCACTTCCTTCCCAAACCTCCAAACACTTGATCTTAGTGGCTGTGACCTTAATGGAAGCATACCGTACCAGATTGGTACACTGTTAAAACTAAACCATCTCTCCCTCAGTGGCAACTATCTCAAGGGTAAGTTACCATCTTCTTTGGGTAACCTCACTCAACTACAATTTTTAGATGTATCTGACAATCAACTCAGTGGCTTCATCCCCTTGGAACTAGGAAATTTGAGTAACTTGGTTAGCTTATACCTCCAGTCAAATATGTTTACAGGGTCCATCCCATGGGAACTAGGAAATCTGAGTAATTTGGTCTACTTATATCTTGGACAAAACCAACTCAGGGGGTCAGTTCCATCTTCTTTGGGCTTCATGATTAAACTCAATCATTTGGACCTTAATTTCAATCAATTGAATGGATCTTTACCTTTTCAGCAGGCTAACCTCACTCAGCTCACGAAACTGGAGGTGTCTAGTAATGCACTAACTGGTTCCATCCCTGTCATGAGTTCTTGCAATAACTTACGGTATTTAGACCTCTCCAACAATTCGCTCAGTGGACACATCCCAGAAGAACTTGGAGATTGCTCTTCCTTGGAGGTAGTGAggttgaataataataatttgactGGAAGCATACCTCATAGACTTCGTTGTTTGTTACTTTTGACTCACCTAGACCTCATCTCCAACAATTTTTCGGGTGCAATCCCACCTACCAAAAATCCATATCAGAACCACAATTGTGACAATCAAGGTAATAGTGAATTGACTTCCCACAGGAAGAAGCCAGTCTTGCACGTTCTTTACATAGTCCTTCCCATTACCATTGGCATTTCATTATTGTTACTAGCCTTTGTGTTCTTTGTTCAGCACCACCCTACAGCAATTCAAAACAAGATACATGTTAGTAATGGTGATACTGATATGTTTTCAGTATGGAACTTTGATGGAAATGTTGCATATAATGACATTATAAGAGCAACCAATAATTTTGACAGCAAATACTGCATAGGAACTGGCGGATATGGCAGTGTATATGAAGCCAGGCTGCCGAGTGGTAAAACTGTGGCGCTCAAGAAACTTCATCACTGGGAAGCAGAGGATCCAGCTTCTGACAGAAGTTTTAGAAATGAGGTGCATGTTTTGTCAAATATAAGGCACAAAAACATAGTGAAACTCTATGGTTTCTGCCTGCACAACCGATGCATGTTTCTTATTTATGAGTATATGAAGAACGGAAGTTTATTCTGTGCCTTAAGAAACGAGGCTCATGCTGTGGAATTAGATTGGAGTAAGAGGGTGAACATTGTGAAAGGTACAGCACATGCCTTATCTTACATGCACCACGACTGCACTCCACCTATAGTTCACCGTGACATATCAAGTAATAATATCCTTTTGAACTCTGAAATGGAGGCATTTGTTGCTGACTTTGGTGCATCAAGGTTTCTAGACCCCAATTCATCAAATCAGACGATGGTTGCAGGCACTTGCGGTTATATTGCTCCAG AACTTGCATGCACGATGGTTGTGACTGAAAAATGCGATGTGTATAGCTTTGGAGTGGTGGCACTAGAAATTATGATGGGAAACCATCCGGGAGACTTCATCTCGTCATTCACAACTTGCAAATCCACTCAGAATAGTATGCTGAATGATATACTGGACAGACGCCTCCCACGTCCAACAAGAGGGCAAGAATTAGACATTATTCTTGTTTTAAAGCAAGCATTtgcatgtttacattcgaatcCCAAATGTAGGCCATCTATGATTAGTATATCTCAAGAGTTCTCACAAACTCCAAAGATGTTGGCTGCAGACTCTATTTATACCACTTCAATTAAACAA CAAGACATGGTTTCATGCTCCTGGTTTGTTTACATACAAGTACTGCTAATTGTATGCTTAGTTGTTGCAGAGGACTCCAGTAATCCATCATCAGTATCGTCTACATCAACAAGTGAAACAGAAAGAGAAGCTCTTGTTACCTCAGGATGGTGGGGGAATCAAATTTCTATATCAAAGACTTGCAATTTAAAAGGCATTAGTTGTAGTGCTGGGAGAGTCATATCTATTGATTTCAGATCAACGGGTACTCATATAGCGGATGGACTTGAAAAGCTGGATTTTTCTGCTTTCCCGTACCTCCAGAGACTGGATCTTTCTTATTGTGGGCTTAATGGTACCATACCGTACCAGATTGGAATGCTTTCAGAGCTCAATTATCTCTCCCTGAACAACAACTATCTCACTGGTAAGTTACCTTCTTCCCTGAGTAATCTCGCTCAACTACAGGTGCTAGATGTATCTCACAATGTTCTCAAAGGTTCCATCCCCTCTGGAGTAGGTAGCTTCAAAAATCTTGTTTATCTAGACCTTGGATACAATGAATTCACTGGACTCATCCCCAAGGAACTAGGTAATCTGAGCAATTTACTAGATTTATACCTTCGGAATAATAATCTCAATGGTTATATTCCCTTAAAATTAGGCAACCTGAGTAATTTGGTGAATCTAGACCTTGGGCAAAACACGCTCACAGGGACAATCCCCTCAGCTTTGGGCTCCTTGCCTAAACTCAAACGAATGGACCTTAGTTGCAATCAATTTAATAACACTTCGCCTTTTCAACAGGCTAACCTCACTCAGCTGAGGTGGTTAGATGTCTCTAACAATTCTCTTGTTGGATCCATACCTGTTTTCAGGAATTGCGACTCTCTAAGGTTTATAGACTTTTCCAACAATAAGTTGAGCGGGCACATCCCAAAGGAGCTAAGAAATTGCTATGCATTGGAGCAAGTGATATTGAGTCATAACGAACTTACTGGCTCCATCCCGAGGGAACTAGCAAAATTGAGTAATTTAGCCATCTTAGACCTCAAGAGAAACCAACTCACTGGGGATATCGGATCGACAGTAAGCTCATTGACTAAACTTACCCAACTGGACTTCAGTTACAATCAGATAAATGGTTCCATGCCTGTTTTCAAGAATTGCAATGAGCTATATTACCTGGACCTATCTCACAATTTTTTGACAGGGCACATCCCAAAAGAGATTGAATATTGTCATGCTTTGAGGCACGTGAGACTCGGTTATAACAATTTGAGCGGAGGCATACCCACTCGCTTGTTATATATGGACTTGGATATTTCTCAAACTAATCTTTCTAGGACAATCCGATATATCTACAACGATGGTCTACCACCACCGCCACTAGCTCTGTCTCCACCACCGGTGCATCTGTCCCCATCCCCACCTAAATTTTCACATAACAATGGGCCTGATACCAATTTGAACTCTCGTCCAAAGAAGCAAGATACTCATGTCCTTTACATAGTTCTTCCGCTTACCATTGGCCTTTTGTTATTGATTCTGGCCTTGGTGTTCTTTTGTCGGGGTACacctaaaaaaattgaaaacattgtGGATGTGCAAAATGGTGATTTCTTTTCGGTGTGGAACTTTGATGGAAAAGTTGCGTATCAGGACATTATAAGAGCAACAGATAATTTTGACATTGTATTCTGCATAGGAACTGGCGGGTATGGTAGTGTATATAAAGTGAGGTTGCCAAACGGCCAAACTGTGGCACTAAAGAAACTTCATCGCCTGGAAGCTGAGGATCCGGATTTTGATAGAAGTTTTAGAAATGAAGTGCATGTCTTATCAAATATAAGACACAAGAATATTGTCAAGCTCTATGGTTTTTGCTTGCACAATCGATGCATGTTTCTTGTTTATGAATATATGAACAATGGAAGTTTATTTTGTGCCCTCAGATCTGAGGCCCACGCCTTGGAATTAGACTGGACTAAGAGGGTGAACATTGTGAAAGGAATAGCACATGCTTTATGTTATATGCACCATGACTGCACCCCACCTATAGTTCATCGAGACATATCAAGTAATAACATCTTATTGAACTCTGAAGCGGAGGCCTTTGTAGCAGACTTTGGTGCATCAAGATTTTTAGACCCCGATTTATCAAATCAAACCATGGTTGCAGGCACTTACGGTTATATTGCTCCAG AGCTGGCATACACGATGGTTGTGACCGAAAAATGCGATGTGTATAGCTTTGGAGTGGTGGCACTAGAAATTGTGATGGGAAGCCATCCAGGAGACTTCATCTCATCACTCCCAAGTCTCAAATCCACTCAAAATGGGATGTTGAATAATTTACTGGACACACGCCTTCCACGACCAACAAGACAACAAGAACTCGacattattcttgttttcaagCAAGCATTGGCGTGTTTATGCGTAAATCCCAAATTAAGGCCATCTATGATTAGTTTATCTCAGAAGTTCTTACAAACTCCGAAGACGTTGGCTGGAGATTCAATTTATACAACTTCAATCGAACAA AAGATGGCCTCACACTCCCGGATTATTAACACACTTATTCTGCTAATTATTTGCTTAGCTGATGCGGAGGACACTCgtgattcatcttcatcattgtCTGTAACAACATCAGAATCAGAGAGAAAAGCTCTACTCAGCACGGGATGGTGGGGGAATCAAATTCCTTTATATAACTCTTCAAGGTGGCAGCATTGTAATTGGAGGGGCATCCACTGCAGTAACGCTGGTAGAATCCTTTCTATAGATCTCAACGGGATTCTTATAGGGGATGACCTTggaaaaattgatttttcttcCTTCCCCTACCTCCAAAGACTTGATCTTTCCTGCTGTGGGCTCAACGGAAGCATACCATTCCAGATTGGAATGCTTTCAAAACTAAACTATCTGTCCCTTTACGCCAACTATCTCACTGGTATGTTACCTTCTTCCCTGCTTAACCTTACTCAATTAGAGGTGCTTGATTTATCTGACAACGATATCAGTGGTTCCATACCCTCTGGAATAAGCAGTTTAGAGATTCTGTATTCTGTAGACCTTGGGGCCAACCAACTCACAGGGACAATCCCTTTCTCTTTAGGCTCCTTGACTAAACTCAAACACCTAAACCTTGAGTTTAATCAATTCAATGGCTCCCTAGATTTTTTTCAGCTGGCTAATGTCACTCATCTCAAGAATCTTGAACATCTGGACCTTGGACACAATAAACTCACCGGGTTTGTGCCCCGGGAATTTGGGAATCTTAGCAATTTGGTCTATGTAAATCTTCAGGAAAATAATCTCACTGGGATCATCCCCTCAGAACTAGGTAACCTGAGAAATTTGGTCAGTTTATACCTTGGGAAAAACAAACTCAGAGGGACAATCCCATCGGCTTTGGGCTCCTTGACCAAACTAAACCACCTAGACCTTGGTTCTAATCGATTTTATGGCTTTCTAGACTTTCATCTGGCTAACCTCACGTCCCTAGTGAATCTTGTTTATCTAGACATTGGACATAATAAACTTAGTGGATTTATTCACCCGGGATTCAAAAATCTTAGCAAATTGGTTTATTTAAATCTCCAGGAAAACAAATTCACTGGTATCATTCCCTTGGAACTAGGAAACCTAGGTAATTTGGTCAGTTTGCTTCTTGGCCAGAACAAACTCACAGGAACAATCCCATCAACTTTGGGCTCCTTGGCTAAACTCAACTACCTAGACCTTAGTTTTAACCAATTGAATGGCTCTTTAGTGTTTTTGCCAGGTGAAATCTCTCAGCTTGTGAAACTCGATGTATCTCATAATTCTCTCACAGGCTTTCTACCTGTTTTCAGAAACTGCAAAACATTACTAGATCTAAAATTCTCCAACAATTTGTTCAGTGGACACATCCCAGAAGAACTTGGTGATTGCACATCTTTGGAGTCGGTGAGTTTAAACAACAACAATTTGACCGGAAGCATACCCAATAAATTTAGTTgttttaagaaattaaattacttaaaccTCCTCCAAAACAATCTTTCTGAACCAACCCCACCCATTGATTTCCCATACGAGCAGCACAAATGTTATGATAGTGAAGGGACTCCCCAGAAGAGAAAGTCAGTCTTTCCTGTCCTTTACATAGTGCTTCCTCTTGCCATTGGTGTTCCCTTATTGATTCTAGCCTTTGTGTTCTTTTGCCGTCAAACACCTCCAGTAAATCAAATCAAGACGTCTCCGGGAAATGGTGATATGTGTTCAGTATGGAACTTTGACGGAATCATTGCTTATGAGGACGTTATAAGAGCAACAAATAACTTTGATATCAAGTACTGCATTGGAACAGGTGGCTATGGCAGTGTTTACGAAGCCAAATTGCCAAGTGGTAACACTGTGGCGCTTAAGAAACTTCATCGCTTGGAAGCCGAGGAGCCAGCTTTTGATCAAAGTTTTAGGAATGAGGTGAAGGTTTTGACAAATGTAAGACACAAGAATATCGTGAAGCTCTATGGTTTCTGCTTGCACAACCGATGCATGTTTCTTGTCTACGAGTACATGGATAAGGGTAGTTTATTTTGTTCCCTGAGAGATGATGCCCACGCTGTGCAATTAGATTGGAATAAGAGACTGAACATATTGAAAGGTATAGCAGCTGCTCTGTCTTACTTGCACCACGACTGCAGTCCACCTATAGTTCACCGAGATGTATCAAGTAATAACATACTATTGAACTCCAAAATGGAGTCGTTTCTCGCTGACTTTGGTGCAGCAAGGTTGCTAGATCCTGATTCATCGAATCAAACTATGGTTGCAGGAACTCGCGGTTATATTGCTCCAG AGCTTGCTTACACAATGGCTGTGACCGAAAAATGTGATGTGTATAGCTTTGGAGTGGTGTCACTAGAAATCATGATGGGAAGTCATCCAGGAGACTTCCTGTCATCATTCACAACTCTGCAATCATACTCCCACAGAATGTTAAATGATATATTGGACAAACGCCTCCCACTTCCAACAAAACCGCAAGAAAATGACATTATTCATGTCATAAAACAAGCATTCGCGTGCTTACACTTGAATCCCAAATTTCGGCCACCTATGAAGGATCTACTCAAGGAGTTTTCGCCAAAGATACTAGATGCAAATTCTAATCATCCCACTTCAAAGATATTGGCTACAGAGCGTATTGATATCCTGGAGTAA
- the LOC108212580 gene encoding MDIS1-interacting receptor like kinase 2 produces the protein MASDKWPSLTLLYLVVPLSIILPLLILACCVFICRTRNTPPDIETGYKNQNMMNVTRGAMCSIWNFDGNIAYEDIIRATNNFDFRYCIGTGGYGSVYEARLPSGNTVALKKLHRLEAEEPAFDRSFRNEVHVLSSIRHKNIVKLHGFCLHRRCMFLVYEYMEKGSLFCALRDDAHAIELDWSKRVNIVKGIAHALSYMHHDCTPPIVHRDISSNNILLNSKMEAFVADFGASRLLDLDSLNHTTVAGTYGYIAPELAYTMVVTEKCDVYSFGVVALEIIMGKHPGDFLTSFPTLKCTQNAMLNNVLDARLPRPTRQQELDIILVLKQAFACINSNPKLRPSMITLSQEFLKTTKALSANSIYTTSIKQVC, from the exons ATGGCTTCAGATAAATGGCCTTCTCTTACTCTACTTTATTTAGTTGTGCCCCTGAGCATCATCCTTCCCTTGTTGATACTAGCCTGCTGCGTGTTCATTTGTCGGACTCGGAATACACCTCCTGATATTGAGACaggatacaagaatcagaacaTGATGAATGTGACGAGGGGTGCTATGTGTTCAATATGGAACTTTGATGGTAACATTGCATATGAAGACATCATAAGAGCGACTAATAATTTTGACTTTAGATACTGCATAGGAACTGGAGGCTATGGAAGTGTATATGAAGCCAGGTTGCCAAGTGGTAACACTGTGGCGCTGAAGAAACTTCATCGCCTAGAAGCCGAGGAGCCGGCTTTTGACAGGAGTTTTAGGAATGAGGTGCACGTTTTGTCAAGTATAAGACATAAGAATATTGTGAAGCTCCATGGGTTCTGCTTGCATCGTCGATGCATGTTTCTTGTCTATGAGTACATGGAGAAGGGTAGTTTATTTTGTGCCCTTAGAGATGACGCCCACGCCATTGAATTGGATTGGAGTAAGAGGGTAAACATTGTGAAAGGTATAGCACATGCTTTATCTTACATGCACCATGACTGCACACCACCTATAGTTCATCGAGACATATCAAGTAATAACATCCTTTTAAACTCTAAGATGGAGGCATTTGTCGCTGACTTTGGTGCATCAAGGTTGCTAGACCTCGATTCATTGAATCACACTACAGTTGCAGGCACTTACGGTTATATTGCTCCAG AGCTTGCGTACACAATGGTTGTGACAGAAAAATGTGATGTGTATAGCTTTGGAGTAGTAGCTTTAGAAATCATCATGGGAAAGCATCCAGGAGACTTCCTCACATCATTCCCAACTCTGAAATGCACTCAGAATGCAATGTTGAATAATGTATTGGATGCGCGACTTCCACGTCCAACAAGACAACAAGAACTAGACATTATACTTGTTTTGAAGCAGGCATTCGCATGTATAAATTCCAATCCCAAACTTCGACCATCTATGATTACTTTATCTCAGGAGTTTTTAAAAACCACGAAGGCATTGTCCGCAAATTCTATCTATACCACTTCAATTAAACAAGTTTGCTGA